One genomic window of Psychrobacillus sp. INOP01 includes the following:
- the flgC gene encoding flagellar basal body rod protein FlgC, giving the protein MSIFHGMNTTASALTAGRLRMDVISSNMANVDTTRSKLVNGEWQAYRRKSVTLKPLEGNFSNFLNVAMGSSDNRSVGNGVKVSDVKEDTETPFKLVYDPTHIDADEDGYVEMPNVDPLREMVDLISATRSYEANVTVFNANKAMLSKALEIGK; this is encoded by the coding sequence ATGTCGATTTTTCATGGTATGAATACAACAGCGTCAGCATTAACTGCCGGGCGACTTAGAATGGACGTAATTTCCTCCAATATGGCGAATGTGGATACAACAAGATCAAAGCTTGTAAATGGAGAGTGGCAAGCATATAGAAGGAAGTCTGTGACATTAAAGCCGTTAGAAGGTAATTTTTCGAATTTCTTAAATGTGGCCATGGGTTCTTCGGACAATAGAAGTGTTGGAAATGGAGTAAAAGTTAGTGATGTAAAAGAAGATACAGAAACACCTTTTAAATTGGTATATGATCCGACACATATTGATGCAGATGAAGATGGGTACGTGGAAATGCCAAATGTCGACCCTTTAAGAGAAATGGTTGATTTGATATCAGCTACCCGATCTTATGAGGCGAACGTAACAGTTTTTAATGCAAACAAAGCTATGTTATCTAAGGCATTAGAAATAGGAAAATAA
- the fliF gene encoding flagellar basal-body MS-ring/collar protein FliF — MNERIKKMTSDVTTFWKSRTKMQKGTIIGSVLGIIIIATVITLMMNKTNFVPLYTDVSPSEIGRIKETLDAQGVPNEIAPGGTSILVPAEQVDSLLVQLAAEGYPESGMIDYSFFSQNAGFGMTDNEFNVLKLASMQTELAKLIKGVKGVKDAQVMITLPEEGVFLSQSNETASAAIVLNTEAGYKFTDAQILSLYNLVSKSIPNLATEDISIRNQYLEYFDLDQANANTAGANVSDQMSIKKTVERDLQRQVQTMLGTLMGQDKVVVSVTTDIDFKQENREENLVEPVDEENMAGIEISAQRISETFTGENPVAGGTPATEDSTDNFTNYVEGSTSNGDYERIEDTINSEVNRIRKEIVESPYKIRDIGIQVMVEPPDPEDAASMPDGVEQDIEQILATIIRTSIDEEAGGELTEELLQEKIVVSVQPFNGKAAAVSSTQSSIPWWVYVIGGILLVAIILLVISLLRSRKTDEEEMIILEEQREELNIDDINTEKETESTLRRKQLEKMAKDKPEEFAKLLRTWIAED; from the coding sequence ATGAATGAACGTATAAAAAAAATGACGAGCGATGTAACCACGTTTTGGAAAAGTCGCACTAAAATGCAAAAAGGAACAATAATCGGTAGTGTGTTAGGGATTATCATTATAGCTACCGTTATTACTTTAATGATGAATAAAACTAACTTTGTTCCGCTTTATACAGACGTATCTCCATCTGAAATTGGACGTATTAAAGAAACATTAGATGCACAAGGAGTGCCAAATGAAATTGCTCCAGGTGGAACATCCATCTTAGTACCAGCAGAGCAAGTAGATTCATTGTTAGTACAACTAGCTGCAGAAGGATATCCAGAATCAGGTATGATCGACTATAGCTTCTTTTCCCAAAACGCTGGATTTGGTATGACAGATAATGAGTTTAATGTGTTGAAATTAGCTTCTATGCAAACCGAGCTTGCGAAATTGATTAAAGGTGTAAAAGGGGTAAAGGATGCTCAGGTAATGATTACCTTACCTGAAGAAGGGGTTTTTCTATCTCAAAGCAATGAAACGGCGAGTGCAGCGATAGTTTTGAATACAGAGGCTGGATACAAATTTACAGATGCACAGATTTTGTCCTTATATAACTTAGTATCCAAGTCAATTCCTAACCTAGCTACAGAAGATATTAGCATTAGAAATCAATACTTAGAGTATTTTGACTTAGATCAAGCAAATGCAAATACTGCTGGTGCAAATGTAAGCGATCAAATGTCGATTAAGAAAACAGTTGAACGTGATTTACAGCGCCAGGTACAAACAATGTTAGGTACATTAATGGGACAAGACAAAGTAGTTGTCTCTGTTACTACAGACATTGACTTTAAGCAGGAAAATCGCGAAGAAAATTTGGTTGAGCCAGTTGATGAAGAAAATATGGCTGGAATTGAAATTAGTGCTCAACGTATTTCAGAAACCTTTACTGGTGAGAATCCTGTAGCAGGTGGTACTCCGGCAACAGAGGATTCAACTGATAACTTTACCAACTATGTAGAAGGTTCAACATCAAATGGTGATTATGAGCGAATTGAAGACACGATTAATAGTGAAGTAAATCGTATTCGAAAAGAAATAGTAGAAAGCCCGTATAAAATTAGGGATATAGGCATTCAAGTAATGGTAGAACCACCAGATCCTGAGGATGCTGCTTCTATGCCAGACGGTGTAGAACAAGATATAGAACAAATTCTCGCGACAATTATCCGCACTTCTATCGATGAAGAAGCAGGTGGTGAATTGACAGAGGAATTACTACAGGAAAAAATTGTTGTTTCTGTGCAACCGTTTAATGGTAAAGCTGCGGCAGTGTCGAGTACACAATCGTCCATTCCTTGGTGGGTATATGTAATCGGCGGAATTTTACTTGTTGCAATAATACTGCTAGTAATATCCTTACTACGCTCTAGAAAAACCGATGAAGAAGAAATGATTATTCTAGAAGAGCAACGAGAAGAGCTTAATATAGACGATATCAATACAGAAAAAGAAACCGAATCGACTTTAAGAAGAAAACAACTAGAAAAAATGGCGAAAGATAAGCCAGAAGAATTTGCGAAGTTATTACGTACTTGGATAGCAGAGGATTAA
- the fliH gene encoding flagellar assembly protein FliH has translation MTSLSKIFRNVYLNETKENSKPIQIRNLHVQEMLNTDEPLTLDVLTQERSKMIEEVDQEIARKRSVLTKDIEETKQYIEDQLNIWEEEKIAYQQKAYDEGFVQGLEEGRLKAQADMQNSLKLANDAMKTAHENAANYLQQQEQVILELSIRTAERIIATKLDNNEELFLSIVKRGLKEAREMREIKLYVSPVYFELVSNNREELSSIFPVDVPFMIFVDEDMNETDCYIETNHGRIVVSIDEQVQELRRKLVDILDSME, from the coding sequence ATGACATCATTGTCTAAAATTTTCCGAAATGTATATTTGAATGAAACAAAGGAAAATTCCAAGCCTATTCAAATAAGGAATTTACATGTTCAAGAAATGTTGAACACAGACGAGCCGTTGACTCTAGATGTACTTACACAAGAACGAAGTAAAATGATAGAAGAGGTAGACCAAGAGATAGCAAGAAAGCGATCAGTACTAACAAAAGATATCGAAGAAACAAAACAGTATATCGAAGACCAATTAAATATTTGGGAAGAAGAGAAGATTGCTTATCAGCAAAAAGCATATGATGAAGGCTTTGTGCAAGGATTAGAAGAAGGTCGCTTAAAAGCACAAGCTGATATGCAAAATTCACTAAAATTAGCTAACGATGCAATGAAAACTGCTCATGAGAATGCTGCAAATTATTTACAGCAACAGGAACAGGTCATTTTAGAACTATCTATACGAACTGCAGAGCGTATTATTGCAACGAAGCTAGATAACAACGAGGAATTGTTTTTATCAATTGTTAAAAGAGGTTTAAAAGAGGCAAGAGAAATGAGAGAGATTAAACTTTATGTTTCGCCCGTCTACTTTGAACTTGTATCTAATAATAGAGAAGAACTCTCCTCCATTTTCCCAGTAGATGTACCATTTATGATTTTTGTTGATGAAGATATGAATGAAACAGATTGTTATATAGAAACCAACCATGGAAGAATCGTCGTCAGTATTGACGAGCAAGTTCAAGAGTTGCGACGCAAGCTAGTAGATATTCTAGATAGTATGGAGTGA
- the fliJ gene encoding flagellar export protein FliJ, producing MVAYQFKFAKVLTIREQEKSETELAYKESVSVFEKVATELYNLLKKKEDTVDTQNNLLVSGLSIDNIHHYSSYIEGLQKRIDIVQKEVIQARSKMNWMEEKLLEKSLEVKKFEKIKEKGLEQFQQEQQRLETIQLDEISSLKFQNKEIR from the coding sequence ATGGTTGCTTATCAATTTAAATTTGCTAAAGTTTTAACGATTCGTGAACAAGAAAAGTCGGAAACAGAATTGGCATACAAAGAATCTGTATCTGTTTTCGAAAAAGTTGCAACGGAACTTTATAATTTGTTGAAGAAAAAAGAGGATACAGTAGACACTCAAAACAATCTTCTTGTTTCTGGTCTATCCATAGACAACATCCATCATTATTCAAGCTATATCGAAGGACTGCAAAAAAGAATTGATATAGTTCAAAAGGAAGTTATCCAAGCAAGATCTAAAATGAATTGGATGGAAGAAAAACTTCTTGAAAAGTCATTAGAGGTAAAGAAGTTCGAAAAGATAAAAGAAAAAGGCTTAGAGCAGTTTCAGCAAGAGCAACAAAGACTAGAAACAATTCAATTAGATGAAATATCTTCTTTGAAGTTTCAAAACAAAGAGATTAGGTGA
- the flgB gene encoding flagellar basal body rod protein FlgB has translation MSIFGGAISSLEQGLDFSATKQKTIAQNIANVDTPNYKTKSVSFSEYLSNAKQSTISAHRTQEKHIDFQTKSSTSGVFDYANYSYNHNGNGVDMDKEQANLATNQIYYNALIDRMSGKLNTLQTVIRGGS, from the coding sequence ATGAGTATATTTGGTGGAGCAATTTCAAGTTTAGAGCAAGGATTGGATTTCTCAGCGACAAAACAAAAGACAATTGCGCAAAATATAGCAAATGTCGACACTCCGAACTATAAAACGAAAAGTGTTAGTTTTAGTGAATATTTATCCAATGCTAAACAATCGACTATTTCTGCACATAGAACGCAGGAAAAACATATAGATTTTCAAACAAAATCTAGTACATCAGGTGTGTTCGATTATGCCAATTATAGCTATAACCACAATGGCAACGGCGTAGATATGGATAAAGAACAAGCAAATCTAGCGACCAATCAAATCTATTATAATGCGTTAATAGATCGGATGAGTGGCAAGTTAAATACTTTACAAACTGTTATTAGAGGAGGAAGCTAA
- the fliI gene encoding flagellar protein export ATPase FliI, translating to MKAVDLIQQISNIPTFKKYGRVSRVVGLMIESQGPESSVGDVCKIHINSAKTGASIILAEVVGFKEEIVVLMPYTNIREISTGCLVEGTNSPLEIKVGSELIGKVLDSMGNPIDGSVLPKGLMTVGTEKDSPNPLTRPPIEEQIEVGVKAIDGMLTVGKGQRVGIFAGSGVGKSTLLGMIARNTNADLNVIALIGERGREVREFIERDLGKEGLEKSIVVAATSDQPALMRIKGAFTATAIAEYFRDKGLNVMLMMDSVTRVAMAQREVGLAVGEPPATRGYTPSVFSILPKLLERTGTNEFGTITAFYTVLVDGDDMNEPIADTVRGILDGHIVLDRSLANKGQYPAINVLKSISRLMNHISDEKHVKAAERLRDLYFTYNKSEDLINIGAYKRGTSREIDEAIQYEPLITSFLKQGYLDKVSLDSSVDELVKLSGGVS from the coding sequence ATGAAGGCTGTAGATTTAATTCAACAAATTTCGAATATACCTACCTTTAAAAAATATGGTCGAGTTAGTCGAGTAGTTGGATTAATGATTGAATCACAAGGTCCTGAAAGTTCAGTTGGAGATGTTTGTAAAATCCATATAAACTCAGCCAAAACAGGAGCTTCGATTATTCTTGCTGAAGTAGTTGGTTTTAAGGAAGAGATCGTCGTATTAATGCCCTACACTAATATTAGAGAAATATCTACTGGCTGTTTAGTCGAAGGGACGAATAGTCCATTAGAGATTAAGGTTGGTTCGGAACTAATAGGGAAAGTGTTAGATTCTATGGGGAATCCAATTGATGGATCTGTCTTGCCAAAAGGCTTGATGACAGTTGGAACCGAAAAAGATTCCCCGAATCCATTGACAAGACCACCAATAGAAGAGCAAATCGAAGTTGGTGTAAAGGCAATTGATGGAATGCTAACGGTCGGAAAAGGCCAAAGGGTAGGTATTTTCGCTGGTTCTGGTGTAGGAAAAAGTACATTACTAGGAATGATTGCTAGAAATACTAACGCAGATTTAAATGTCATCGCGTTAATTGGGGAACGTGGCAGAGAAGTACGTGAGTTTATCGAGAGAGATTTGGGAAAAGAAGGACTAGAAAAATCGATTGTAGTAGCAGCTACCTCTGACCAACCTGCTTTAATGCGCATTAAAGGTGCTTTTACGGCTACAGCAATTGCTGAGTACTTCCGGGACAAAGGGTTAAACGTTATGCTCATGATGGACTCTGTTACACGTGTAGCGATGGCGCAGCGTGAAGTGGGTCTTGCAGTAGGAGAGCCTCCAGCTACAAGAGGATATACTCCATCTGTATTTTCCATTTTACCTAAGTTGTTAGAACGCACAGGTACAAACGAATTTGGAACGATCACAGCATTTTATACAGTACTGGTAGATGGTGACGACATGAATGAACCAATTGCCGATACTGTTCGTGGTATTTTAGATGGTCATATTGTGTTGGATCGTTCACTCGCTAACAAGGGGCAGTATCCAGCTATTAATGTTTTGAAAAGCATTAGCCGATTGATGAATCATATTTCAGACGAAAAACATGTGAAAGCAGCGGAAAGATTGAGGGATTTATACTTTACGTACAATAAATCAGAAGATCTGATCAATATCGGAGCGTATAAACGTGGTACATCTCGTGAGATTGACGAAGCTATACAGTATGAACCTTTAATTACTTCATTTTTAAAACAAGGATATTTAGATAAAGTATCTTTGGATTCCTCGGTAGATGAATTAGTGAAATTATCAGGTGGTGTTTCATAA
- the fliE gene encoding flagellar hook-basal body complex protein FliE, with protein sequence MPIESISLFNPSQINPVSTTSKLSPAEAQADFGDFLKTAIQSVNENQKASDVATEKLINGGDIELHDVMIASQKASITLNATLEIRNKVVEAYQEIMRMQV encoded by the coding sequence TTGCCAATAGAATCCATATCATTATTTAATCCTTCACAAATAAACCCAGTTTCGACAACTTCAAAGTTAAGTCCTGCAGAGGCACAAGCTGATTTTGGTGATTTTTTGAAGACTGCTATTCAATCTGTTAATGAAAATCAAAAAGCGTCCGATGTAGCTACCGAAAAGCTAATAAATGGTGGGGATATCGAGTTACACGATGTAATGATTGCTTCTCAAAAAGCAAGTATTACATTAAATGCGACATTAGAAATTAGAAATAAGGTAGTAGAAGCATATCAAGAAATAATGCGTATGCAAGTGTAA
- the fliG gene encoding flagellar motor switch protein FliG: MNKKEKDLSGKQKAALLLISLGPEVSASIYKHLNEEEIERLTLEISGVKKVEPEIKEDIIEEFHNIALAQDYISQGGIGYAKTVLEKALGTDHAQAIINRLTSSLQVRPFDFARRAEPAQLFNFIQNEHPQTIALILSYLEAQQAGIILSSLPQEVQADIAKRIATMDSTSPEVISEIESVLERKLSSTVTQDYTETGGIDAVVEVLNGVDRTTEKTILDALEIQDPELAEEIKKRMFVFEDIVTLDNRSIQRVIRDCENEDLLLSMKVSSEEVKDVIFRNMSVRMADTFKEEMEIMGPVRLRDVEEAQSRIVTVIRRLEDAGEIIIARGGGDDIIV; encoded by the coding sequence ATGAACAAGAAAGAAAAAGATTTAAGTGGTAAACAAAAAGCCGCGCTCTTATTAATTTCTCTCGGACCTGAAGTGTCTGCTTCTATTTATAAACATTTAAATGAAGAAGAAATTGAGCGTTTAACTCTAGAAATTTCAGGTGTTAAAAAAGTAGAACCTGAAATAAAAGAAGATATAATAGAAGAATTTCACAATATAGCTTTAGCACAAGATTATATTTCACAGGGTGGTATTGGATACGCAAAAACAGTGTTAGAGAAAGCATTAGGCACAGATCATGCTCAAGCAATTATTAATCGACTTACTTCATCTTTACAAGTGAGACCTTTTGATTTTGCAAGACGTGCAGAGCCAGCTCAACTGTTTAACTTTATCCAAAATGAACATCCGCAAACGATTGCTTTGATCCTATCTTATCTAGAGGCACAGCAAGCTGGAATCATTCTTTCGTCATTACCACAGGAAGTACAAGCAGATATTGCAAAAAGAATAGCTACAATGGATTCTACTTCACCTGAAGTAATTAGTGAAATTGAATCTGTACTAGAACGTAAGCTATCTTCGACTGTAACGCAGGATTATACAGAGACCGGTGGTATCGATGCAGTCGTAGAAGTGTTAAATGGTGTAGACAGAACAACGGAGAAAACAATTTTGGATGCTTTAGAAATACAGGATCCAGAGCTTGCAGAAGAGATCAAGAAAAGAATGTTCGTGTTCGAAGATATTGTTACACTTGATAATCGTTCTATCCAACGTGTTATTCGTGACTGTGAAAATGAAGACTTATTACTTTCTATGAAGGTTTCTAGTGAAGAAGTTAAAGATGTTATTTTCCGCAATATGTCCGTACGTATGGCTGATACATTTAAAGAAGAAATGGAAATTATGGGGCCAGTTCGTCTACGTGACGTAGAAGAAGCTCAATCTAGAATTGTAACAGTAATTAGAAGATTGGAAGACGCAGGCGAAATAATAATTGCTCGTGGCGGAGGAGATGACATCATTGTCTAA